A genomic window from Euryarchaeota archaeon includes:
- the ccsA gene encoding cytochrome c biogenesis protein CcsA, protein MDVGEVLLYAGLAAGTGAILLYAFGLARHEQRFRRVADRLLLVTAASVAGALATLISYFLRGDLSYYYVWNYTKVDYEAPYRLAGVWGGQAGTLLLWATVALAALVMELRIQGALKRARSLEENDTRFFDAMKLFAVGAAISLLYMVVDLGLFSLTADYCFLANAGTGDFVYAPGCNSAFTPLVVRPQGNGLNPLLMSPFMVIHPPVEFTSYGLIILAGAAGAAYVATGSRIWNETCLLWTRLSWLFLTTGVALGALWAYYVLSFGGYWAWDPVETGNLLPWIALTLLQHALPQERKKKGYEHFAPFAAITAFAATILATFITRSNLWAASAHAFLPGGSNDPDPLVRLMSVMAVSESVAYLSRLLIVIVLGTGILFLFRYVRHREGGGERRPLVAVTYIGLYAALIIIALVDVRTLAQQGAAAVHLVGAGNTLFGWALLFLVLIGVPLVALIWSMPEGEEKAYKSPLELVNIDTLMAAGIALFAVGFALTLLLLLLAVNFLPKEIYDTRLAYVVIPLVLVMGVTLSCRFIGASRSVAMALAALGVGAIGYLALGNWGWLALGVPVLGFGFASTLHRTMKAAEPSDGAHAGTRVAGYALVAAGVLGFVFWASPPARVGILGLSVAVPLFLVPIGLAAAASSLLLAVPVLSGRGRRAHVFGAIAAFVAFGYGASFLLGLFVMAKAVAKDTTLRPWDIRPLRSQFMKTGRYAMHVGAVLIIIGYGASTFYQETVGFNTISSWERGSTKEIGDYALTFVDSNGIDTDGDGRYEEVTAVIRVETKSGRFVEDSPMTLYWEKDQARHFSREYVTRDGVFDVYLNADPFNPPVFKTAADGWQSTSSLTAAGPRQFTEADVEAIALSVRTLPLVGCVWAGVALIDVGMIVILATFPGRAAVRPARKDASTAPAPA, encoded by the coding sequence ATGGACGTCGGCGAGGTCCTTCTTTACGCCGGGTTGGCCGCCGGCACCGGGGCCATCCTCCTATACGCTTTCGGCCTCGCCCGCCACGAACAGCGCTTCCGACGCGTCGCCGACCGCCTCCTTCTCGTAACCGCCGCGTCGGTGGCGGGTGCCCTCGCGACGCTCATCTCCTATTTCCTCCGCGGCGACCTCTCCTACTATTATGTCTGGAACTACACGAAGGTCGACTACGAGGCGCCGTACCGGCTGGCCGGCGTCTGGGGCGGTCAGGCGGGCACCCTCCTCCTGTGGGCGACCGTCGCCCTTGCCGCGCTCGTCATGGAACTACGCATCCAAGGCGCGCTAAAACGCGCGCGGAGCCTCGAGGAGAACGACACCCGCTTCTTCGACGCGATGAAACTCTTCGCCGTAGGGGCGGCCATCAGCCTCCTCTACATGGTCGTCGACTTGGGCCTCTTCTCGTTGACGGCCGACTATTGTTTCCTCGCGAACGCCGGCACCGGCGACTTCGTCTACGCCCCGGGCTGCAATTCCGCGTTCACCCCGCTTGTCGTGCGGCCGCAAGGCAACGGCTTGAACCCGCTGCTCATGTCGCCTTTCATGGTGATCCACCCGCCCGTCGAATTCACGTCGTACGGCCTCATCATACTCGCGGGTGCCGCCGGCGCGGCCTACGTGGCGACAGGGAGCCGCATCTGGAACGAGACCTGCCTTCTCTGGACGCGGCTTTCGTGGCTCTTCCTCACGACCGGGGTCGCCCTCGGCGCCCTCTGGGCCTACTACGTCCTTTCGTTCGGCGGCTACTGGGCCTGGGACCCCGTCGAGACGGGGAACCTCCTCCCATGGATCGCTTTGACCCTTCTCCAGCACGCCCTCCCGCAGGAACGGAAGAAGAAAGGGTACGAACATTTCGCCCCCTTCGCGGCGATCACGGCCTTCGCGGCGACGATCCTCGCGACGTTCATCACTAGGAGCAACCTCTGGGCCGCGAGCGCCCACGCGTTCCTTCCCGGTGGAAGCAACGACCCCGACCCGTTGGTCCGCCTCATGAGCGTCATGGCGGTGTCGGAGTCGGTCGCGTACCTTTCCCGCCTTCTCATCGTCATCGTCCTCGGGACGGGTATCCTCTTCCTCTTTCGCTACGTGCGCCACAGGGAGGGTGGGGGCGAGCGCAGGCCCTTAGTGGCCGTCACCTACATCGGTCTCTACGCCGCGCTAATCATCATCGCCCTCGTCGATGTGCGCACCCTTGCGCAACAAGGCGCGGCCGCGGTGCATCTCGTGGGCGCCGGGAACACACTATTCGGGTGGGCGCTTCTTTTCCTCGTCTTGATCGGGGTACCGCTCGTTGCGCTCATCTGGTCCATGCCGGAAGGTGAAGAGAAGGCGTACAAGTCGCCGCTCGAACTCGTGAACATCGACACGCTCATGGCCGCTGGCATCGCGCTGTTTGCCGTCGGGTTCGCCTTGACGCTTCTGCTCCTTCTTCTTGCCGTGAATTTCCTGCCGAAGGAGATCTACGATACCCGCCTTGCCTACGTCGTCATCCCCCTCGTTCTCGTCATGGGCGTGACCCTCTCTTGCAGGTTCATCGGGGCGTCGCGGTCGGTCGCGATGGCGTTGGCCGCGTTGGGCGTCGGGGCGATCGGGTATCTTGCGCTTGGGAACTGGGGTTGGCTTGCGCTCGGCGTCCCCGTCCTGGGCTTCGGATTCGCTTCCACGCTCCACCGGACGATGAAAGCGGCCGAACCATCGGACGGCGCCCACGCAGGAACACGCGTCGCAGGCTACGCGCTAGTGGCTGCCGGGGTGTTGGGTTTCGTTTTCTGGGCGTCGCCGCCGGCCCGCGTCGGGATACTCGGCCTCTCTGTGGCCGTGCCCCTGTTCCTTGTCCCTATCGGCCTTGCCGCGGCCGCTTCATCGCTTCTTCTTGCCGTGCCGGTCCTCTCGGGGCGCGGCCGTAGAGCGCATGTCTTTGGCGCCATCGCCGCCTTTGTGGCGTTCGGATACGGTGCGTCTTTCCTCCTTGGACTTTTCGTCATGGCCAAGGCGGTCGCCAAGGACACTACTTTGCGACCATGGGATATTCGCCCTCTGCGGTCACAGTTCATGAAGACCGGCCGCTACGCGATGCACGTGGGTGCCGTTCTCATCATCATCGGCTACGGGGCGAGCACCTTCTACCAGGAGACCGTGGGATTCAACACGATCTCGTCGTGGGAACGGGGAAGCACGAAAGAGATCGGAGACTACGCGCTCACTTTCGTGGACTCGAACGGTATCGACACGGACGGTGATGGGCGCTACGAGGAGGTGACGGCGGTCATCCGCGTCGAGACCAAGAGCGGGCGATTCGTCGAGGATTCTCCCATGACGCTCTACTGGGAAAAGGACCAGGCACGTCATTTTTCGAGGGAGTACGTCACGCGGGACGGCGTTTTCGACGTCTATCTCAACGCGGATCCCTTCAATCCCCCGGTGTTCAAGACGGCGGCCGACGGGTGGCAGTCCACTTCGAGCCTTACGGCGGCGGGGCCACGCCAGTTCACGGAAGCCGACGTCGAGGCAATCGCGCTCTCGGTACGCACATTGCCGCTCGTAGGGTGCGTCTGGGCCGGTGTGGCCCTCATCGACGTGGGGATGATCGTGATACTAGCGACCTTTCCGGGCCGCGCGGCCGTAAGGCCCGCGAGGAAGGACGCGTCGACCGCTCCGGCGCCGGCCTGA
- a CDS encoding DNA topoisomerase IV subunit A, translating into MDNVAAGRQQVALKELYKIAESVYNQFDDLKVPELTIPVRTKSNIVLSDEHGVWKYGESESARSAKTTDGAYMLLRTMYMVDFIKEMIDTRKSSTLREMYYISEGWDLAKFGEQAESDKLAEDLEIISGALREDFKLRPEEDGARVMGNLTIEETVRSGERRRINCRDDVGDAGYNIPYNVEKGKLDFKEIDAKLVVAIETGGMFDRLVENRFDETNDAILVHLKGQPARSTRRFIKRLNEESDLPVVVFTDGDPWSFRIYASVAYGAIKTAHISEYLATPAAQYLGITPSDIVNYELPTDKLTEQDVKALEAELTDPRFANEDWRGEINLQLQLGKKSEQQALAKYGLDYVTDTYLPEKLTAMGVLR; encoded by the coding sequence ATGGACAACGTCGCGGCGGGACGGCAGCAGGTCGCTCTCAAAGAACTCTACAAGATCGCCGAGAGCGTCTACAATCAGTTCGATGACCTGAAGGTCCCCGAGCTTACGATTCCTGTCCGCACGAAGTCCAACATAGTCCTGTCCGACGAACATGGCGTGTGGAAGTACGGTGAATCGGAAAGCGCCCGATCGGCGAAGACGACCGATGGCGCCTACATGCTCCTTCGCACGATGTACATGGTGGACTTCATCAAGGAGATGATCGACACCAGGAAGTCCTCGACCCTTAGAGAGATGTACTACATCTCGGAAGGGTGGGACCTCGCGAAGTTCGGAGAGCAGGCGGAAAGCGACAAGCTCGCCGAGGACCTTGAGATAATCTCGGGGGCGCTACGGGAGGACTTCAAGCTCAGGCCCGAAGAGGACGGAGCGAGGGTCATGGGGAACCTCACGATCGAGGAGACGGTGCGCTCTGGCGAACGCAGGCGCATCAATTGCCGCGACGATGTGGGCGACGCCGGGTACAACATACCCTACAACGTCGAGAAAGGAAAGCTCGATTTCAAGGAGATCGACGCGAAGCTCGTCGTCGCGATCGAGACCGGTGGTATGTTCGACAGGTTGGTAGAGAACCGTTTCGACGAGACGAACGATGCCATCCTCGTCCACCTCAAGGGCCAACCCGCGCGTTCGACGAGGCGTTTCATCAAGAGGCTCAACGAGGAGTCGGATCTTCCCGTGGTCGTCTTCACCGATGGCGACCCGTGGTCGTTCCGCATCTACGCGTCGGTGGCCTACGGGGCGATAAAGACGGCGCACATCAGCGAGTACTTGGCGACCCCCGCTGCGCAGTACCTCGGGATCACGCCGTCCGACATCGTGAACTATGAGTTGCCGACGGACAAGTTGACGGAGCAGGATGTGAAGGCGCTCGAGGCCGAACTCACGGACCCGCGCTTTGCGAACGAGGATTGGCGCGGTGAGATCAATCTCCAGTTGCAGCTTGGGAAGAAGTCCGAACAGCAGGCCCTCGCGAAGTACGGTCTTGATTACGTGACCGACACGTATCTTCCGGAGAAGTTGACCGCGATGGGCGTCCTTCGGTAA
- a CDS encoding DNA topoisomerase VI subunit B produces MGKAPGGTSTTSITSAPIATELAKKQKDISVAEFFERNKHVLGFDSSTRSLITAVKEAVDNALDACEEASILPEVNVAISKGGTDELILTVEDNGPGIVKAQIPNVFGRLLYGSRFHQIRQSRGQQGIGISAVVMYANLTTGKHAVVTSKIGPDYPAYRLEIRLDTQKNRAEVLKEDQVRWDKPHGTSIAVHLEAKYQRGAQSVYEYLRSTAIVNPHAKITFKEPDGETVIFERATDQLPAPTAEIKPHPEGIELGTLLKMLKATETNKLTSFLTTEFSRVGYRTARDIIEAAKLEENAKPKSLELDDAKRLVDAFRKVKVMAPPTDCLSPIGELLVKKGLKKEITEAEFFVTATRPAAVYSGNPFQVEAGIAYGGKLNGEEQVRIFRFANRVPLMYNKGGCAVTHAVEEIDWRRYDLDQRGGKGIPFGPAVILVHVASTNVPFTSEAKEAVADIEVMKNEVQLALRECARRMKSHISKRKKYDYLKAKMELIRKILPMIAAKSAKIVGKPVPDIEGVVAKIMNNMMITDSILHDKAKRTTRVKLTLTNYTHHGKTFSLISVVPHGAKLADVEPKAAELRDGLVLWEVKRIPTGESRDFAFELQEVDADDFDETELYVKGIDEELVIGAEAYKEVEA; encoded by the coding sequence ATGGGAAAAGCCCCCGGAGGGACGTCTACGACTTCCATTACATCGGCGCCGATCGCCACGGAACTTGCGAAGAAACAGAAGGACATCAGCGTCGCGGAGTTCTTCGAACGCAACAAGCACGTCCTCGGCTTCGATTCGTCGACGCGCTCGCTCATCACGGCCGTCAAGGAAGCGGTCGACAATGCCCTTGACGCCTGTGAGGAAGCCTCCATCCTTCCCGAGGTCAACGTCGCGATATCGAAGGGCGGGACGGATGAGTTGATCCTCACAGTCGAGGACAATGGACCGGGTATCGTCAAGGCGCAGATCCCGAATGTCTTCGGGCGCCTCCTTTACGGGTCGCGCTTCCACCAGATACGGCAATCGCGGGGCCAACAGGGGATAGGGATCTCCGCGGTCGTGATGTATGCGAATCTCACCACGGGTAAACACGCGGTCGTGACGAGCAAGATCGGCCCCGATTACCCCGCGTACAGGCTCGAGATCCGCCTCGACACGCAAAAAAACCGTGCGGAGGTCCTCAAAGAGGACCAGGTCCGTTGGGACAAGCCCCACGGGACGAGTATCGCAGTACACCTCGAGGCCAAGTACCAACGCGGCGCGCAATCCGTCTACGAGTACCTACGCTCGACGGCGATCGTCAACCCGCATGCTAAGATCACTTTCAAGGAACCGGACGGCGAGACCGTGATATTCGAGCGCGCAACGGACCAGCTTCCCGCGCCGACGGCGGAGATCAAGCCGCATCCGGAGGGGATAGAGCTCGGGACACTCCTCAAGATGTTGAAGGCCACGGAGACCAACAAACTCACTTCTTTTCTCACGACGGAATTCAGCCGTGTCGGATACCGCACGGCCCGCGACATCATCGAGGCGGCGAAACTCGAGGAGAACGCGAAACCGAAGTCACTCGAACTCGACGACGCCAAGCGGCTCGTCGACGCTTTCAGGAAAGTCAAGGTGATGGCGCCGCCCACGGATTGCCTCTCGCCCATCGGGGAACTCCTGGTGAAGAAGGGGCTTAAGAAGGAGATCACGGAGGCCGAGTTCTTCGTGACGGCGACGAGGCCGGCGGCCGTCTACTCCGGGAATCCTTTCCAGGTGGAGGCCGGCATCGCCTACGGCGGCAAGCTCAACGGCGAGGAACAGGTCCGCATCTTCCGCTTCGCCAACCGCGTGCCGCTCATGTACAACAAGGGCGGTTGCGCCGTGACGCACGCCGTGGAGGAGATCGATTGGCGTAGGTATGACCTCGACCAGCGTGGCGGGAAGGGCATCCCGTTCGGCCCGGCCGTGATCTTGGTCCACGTCGCGTCCACCAACGTGCCGTTCACGTCGGAAGCGAAGGAGGCGGTCGCCGACATCGAGGTGATGAAGAACGAGGTGCAGTTGGCGCTACGCGAATGCGCCCGCCGCATGAAGAGCCACATCAGCAAACGCAAGAAGTACGATTACCTCAAGGCGAAGATGGAGTTGATACGGAAGATCCTCCCCATGATCGCTGCGAAATCGGCGAAGATCGTCGGCAAGCCCGTCCCGGACATCGAGGGGGTCGTCGCGAAGATCATGAACAACATGATGATCACCGATTCGATACTCCACGACAAGGCGAAGAGGACGACGCGTGTGAAGCTAACGCTCACCAACTACACGCACCACGGGAAGACGTTCTCGCTGATCTCCGTCGTGCCGCACGGGGCGAAACTGGCGGACGTCGAGCCGAAGGCGGCCGAGCTCCGTGACGGCCTGGTCCTCTGGGAAGTGAAGCGGATACCGACGGGCGAATCGCGCGATTTCGCGTTCGAGTTGCAGGAGGTCGATGCCGACGACTTCGACGAGACGGAGCTCTACGTGAAGGGCATCGATGAAGAATTGGTCATAGGGGCCGAAGCATACAAGGAGGTCGAGGCGTGA
- a CDS encoding proteasome-activating nucleotidase codes for MAEERDVGDEAEGKEQVESDDPLKSLEDRNAQLREQKRRLESQYRLAEMDRQRLLREVKALRAEIEKLKTPPLLVGYVKDTLENGRIVLKSSTGPHFVVQAAEFIDRKSLVPGTRVALNQQSLSVVGVLPPSMDPLVYGAEVIDAPTTTYDEIGGMTTQVREIRETVELPMKRPELFERVGIDPPKGVLLYGPPGTGKTLLAKAVAHHTEATFIKLAGSELVQKYIGEGARLVRELFQMAREKGPTILFIDELDAIGASRYEASTSGDREVQRTLMQLLSEMDGFNARGDVKIIAATNRPDMLDQALLRPGRFDRMIEVKLPDETGRLEIFKIHTRRMSVAEGVDLAGLASECPVTASGADIKAVCTEAGMFAIREERETISMNDFERAIEKILGHRMRETDKVVKDAAFA; via the coding sequence ATGGCAGAGGAGCGTGACGTGGGGGACGAGGCGGAGGGAAAGGAACAGGTCGAGTCGGACGACCCACTGAAATCCCTCGAGGATCGTAACGCGCAACTCCGGGAGCAGAAACGCCGTCTCGAAAGCCAATACCGTCTCGCAGAGATGGACCGCCAAAGGCTTCTTCGCGAGGTAAAAGCACTCCGCGCGGAGATCGAGAAACTCAAGACACCGCCGCTACTCGTCGGTTACGTCAAAGACACGCTCGAGAATGGACGCATCGTCTTGAAAAGCTCCACCGGACCCCACTTCGTGGTCCAAGCGGCGGAATTCATCGACCGCAAATCGCTTGTCCCGGGAACTCGCGTCGCTCTCAATCAACAATCACTCTCTGTGGTTGGTGTGCTCCCGCCATCGATGGATCCACTAGTCTACGGCGCGGAGGTCATCGACGCGCCGACGACCACCTACGACGAGATAGGTGGGATGACGACCCAGGTGCGAGAGATCCGCGAGACCGTCGAGCTTCCGATGAAACGCCCGGAACTCTTCGAACGCGTCGGGATAGACCCGCCGAAAGGGGTTCTCCTCTATGGCCCGCCCGGGACGGGAAAGACGCTTCTTGCAAAGGCCGTCGCCCACCACACGGAAGCGACGTTCATCAAACTCGCCGGTAGCGAACTCGTGCAGAAGTACATCGGGGAAGGCGCTCGCCTGGTGCGCGAACTCTTCCAGATGGCACGCGAAAAGGGTCCGACCATCCTCTTCATCGACGAACTCGACGCCATCGGGGCGTCGCGCTACGAAGCGTCGACGAGCGGGGATCGCGAAGTGCAAAGGACCCTTATGCAGCTTCTTTCCGAGATGGACGGCTTCAACGCCCGCGGCGACGTGAAGATCATCGCGGCGACGAACCGCCCGGACATGCTCGACCAGGCGCTTCTACGCCCAGGCCGCTTCGACCGAATGATCGAGGTGAAACTCCCCGACGAGACCGGTCGGTTGGAGATATTCAAGATCCACACGCGAAGGATGAGTGTCGCCGAAGGCGTCGACCTCGCTGGCCTCGCAAGCGAATGCCCGGTCACGGCAAGCGGCGCCGACATCAAGGCGGTCTGCACCGAGGCCGGCATGTTCGCCATACGCGAAGAGCGCGAGACGATCAGCATGAACGACTTCGAGCGCGCCATCGAAAAGATCCTCGGGCACAGGATGCGCGAGACCGACAAAGTGGTCAAGGACGCGGCGTTCGCCTAG
- a CDS encoding TIGR00270 family protein: protein MLECEICGKTVPNVRKATIEGTILNVCGDCARFGVEHVGPAMEVTRRSAVVEALRKRAQRGTSRDVYKEMVMELAPDYGERIRTARMAKGWSVEDLALRILEKKGVLAKVEHGLQPPSDDLARKLEKSLGITLFEKVEANLPTGKGSGNPNITLGDLIKRQLGKGGQEK, encoded by the coding sequence ATGCTGGAGTGCGAGATCTGTGGGAAAACGGTCCCAAACGTAAGAAAAGCCACCATCGAGGGGACCATCCTCAACGTCTGCGGTGATTGCGCCCGCTTCGGTGTGGAGCACGTGGGGCCCGCGATGGAAGTGACCAGAAGAAGCGCGGTCGTAGAAGCTCTGCGCAAGCGCGCCCAGCGGGGGACGAGCCGCGACGTCTACAAGGAGATGGTCATGGAGCTCGCGCCCGATTACGGTGAGCGGATACGCACGGCCCGCATGGCGAAGGGCTGGTCGGTGGAGGATCTGGCGTTGAGGATCCTTGAGAAGAAGGGCGTGCTCGCAAAGGTGGAGCATGGGTTACAGCCGCCGAGCGACGACCTGGCCCGCAAGCTCGAGAAATCGTTGGGGATAACCCTCTTCGAGAAGGTCGAGGCGAACTTGCCTACTGGCAAAGGCAGCGGGAACCCGAACATCACGCTCGGCGACCTCATCAAACGCCAACTTGGAAAAGGAGGCCAAGAAAAATGA
- a CDS encoding type II methionyl aminopeptidase, producing the protein MTLTAEEVEKIKKAGAISANARRHGAKLLKEGAKLIEIAEELENLMRKEGAEPAFPCCLTLNRDAAHYTPKPGDETVLKKGDVVKLDLGAHVDGYIGDTAVTVEVGTDHHAKLISASQEALKNAIALVKPGRKIAEIGGSIEATIRGFGFKPIVNLTGHSIEPYLLHAGVSIPNVGRGAGVLEEGMVIAIEPFATDGVGRIKESNDGNICLFLDARPQRVPGAKALLSDIEKARPKLPFASRWMKRPGDDRFEFNLMTLVRSRAVLSYPVLREEADGMVSQAEHTIIVSGDGAIVTTA; encoded by the coding sequence ATGACGCTCACGGCTGAGGAGGTCGAGAAGATCAAGAAGGCAGGGGCGATCTCCGCCAACGCGCGGCGGCACGGCGCCAAACTTCTCAAGGAAGGCGCGAAACTTATCGAGATCGCGGAAGAGCTCGAGAACCTCATGCGAAAGGAGGGCGCGGAACCGGCGTTCCCATGCTGCCTGACTTTGAACCGCGACGCGGCCCATTACACGCCAAAGCCCGGCGACGAGACCGTCCTCAAGAAGGGGGACGTCGTGAAGTTGGACCTTGGAGCCCATGTGGACGGCTACATCGGCGACACGGCAGTGACCGTCGAGGTGGGAACGGACCACCACGCCAAACTCATTTCGGCAAGCCAGGAGGCGCTGAAGAACGCGATCGCGTTGGTCAAGCCAGGCCGTAAGATCGCTGAGATCGGCGGCAGCATCGAGGCCACCATCCGAGGATTCGGCTTCAAGCCCATCGTGAACCTTACAGGCCATTCCATCGAGCCCTACCTGCTCCACGCGGGCGTCTCCATCCCGAACGTCGGCCGGGGCGCGGGCGTCTTAGAGGAGGGCATGGTCATCGCGATCGAACCGTTCGCAACGGATGGCGTGGGTCGAATCAAGGAGTCGAACGACGGGAACATCTGCCTCTTCCTCGATGCCCGGCCGCAACGAGTGCCCGGCGCCAAGGCCCTCCTCTCCGACATTGAGAAGGCGCGGCCCAAGCTTCCTTTCGCCTCACGCTGGATGAAACGGCCCGGCGACGATCGGTTCGAATTCAACCTCATGACGCTCGTCCGGTCCCGCGCCGTGTTGTCTTACCCGGTCTTGCGGGAGGAGGCCGACGGCATGGTGAGCCAAGCGGAGCATACGATCATCGTGTCAGGCGATGGCGCGATCGTGACGACGGCGTAG
- a CDS encoding RNA-binding protein, producing the protein MAMPLDVLEKHMNKRLSLMLKDGRTLEGKLVGYDQYMNLVLEETEERANENNRRLGTVVLRGNNVVTINPQ; encoded by the coding sequence ATGGCTATGCCCCTCGATGTCCTCGAGAAACACATGAACAAACGTCTGTCCCTCATGCTCAAGGACGGCCGGACTTTGGAGGGGAAATTGGTCGGGTACGACCAATACATGAACCTCGTCTTGGAAGAGACAGAGGAGCGGGCCAACGAGAATAATCGCCGCCTCGGCACCGTGGTGCTTCGCGGCAACAACGTGGTCACGATCAATCCGCAATAG
- a CDS encoding ATP-dependent DNA helicase — protein sequence MRLFPYVPRPGQEEMMTLFQRAVESEAHVVVEAGTGMGKTVCALTGVFEAALPKAKRILYLTRTNSQAVQVIREFRAIRERAGLPIHAVALQGRRNLCLLADEEREFDGADAEELAKMCRDRKRGVEEAHRVGDVTWNAGPGSARQSPGSRDQWRTARSTGGNDARRPFRSAGSRLGDSSSSAARLTCRFYGNMWGRSLDGLEDWARSANPTGEEVVAAARREGVCPYEFTKLLLKDASLVVAPYAYFFHPELRRSLLSWTGGQITDFVVVVDEAHNLPDYARDILTYRLSRGSIDHAMSETRSFGDLEVLEGVPLTRLLAELRSAIEELADGSLVEEDAPVADGDFEAMLLSRLRTTTVRLREAIKRMLDFGESIRERKRKQGKLPRSYIHSAGSFLESWLSLADEAHVKLITRSSGGPELTAACLDPSLVTRSLLEAHASIHMSGTLRPLEEYRDSIGLPPNTPLLSIPSPFPAVNRLAIFARDVSTKHEEVARDPQAASKLANRINGALRAAGRSCAVFFPSYDLLERVAPSLDLTVSLAERRAMTQGELMGLVTEFRSKRGRALLGVIGGRLSEGMDFPADELEMVVVVGLPYPKPSFRLKALENYYDAKFGRGFEYAVEAPMKRRLLQAAGRLIRSETDRGVLLILDRRAERLAGDIQGLHASLDPDAEVRGFFESRHANRSA from the coding sequence GTGCGTCTTTTCCCCTACGTGCCCCGGCCCGGGCAAGAAGAGATGATGACGCTCTTCCAACGAGCGGTCGAAAGCGAAGCCCACGTGGTCGTCGAGGCGGGCACCGGCATGGGAAAGACCGTCTGTGCGCTCACGGGCGTTTTCGAAGCGGCGCTTCCGAAGGCGAAGCGCATCCTCTACCTCACGCGGACGAACAGCCAAGCCGTACAGGTAATACGAGAATTCCGGGCGATCCGCGAGCGGGCAGGGCTCCCGATCCACGCAGTCGCACTGCAAGGACGCCGCAACCTCTGCCTTCTCGCCGACGAGGAGCGTGAGTTCGATGGCGCCGATGCGGAAGAGCTTGCGAAGATGTGCCGCGACCGGAAACGTGGCGTCGAGGAAGCACACCGCGTGGGCGACGTCACGTGGAACGCGGGGCCGGGAAGCGCAAGGCAGTCCCCGGGCAGTCGGGATCAGTGGAGGACGGCGCGATCGACAGGTGGCAACGATGCGAGGCGCCCCTTCCGAAGCGCTGGGTCTCGGCTGGGCGATTCGTCCAGTTCCGCCGCCCGCCTCACATGCCGCTTTTATGGCAACATGTGGGGCCGGTCATTGGACGGCCTTGAAGATTGGGCGCGCTCCGCGAATCCGACGGGCGAGGAGGTCGTTGCGGCGGCGCGTCGCGAAGGCGTCTGCCCCTACGAGTTCACGAAACTTCTTCTAAAGGACGCTAGCCTAGTCGTAGCGCCCTATGCCTACTTTTTCCACCCGGAGCTGCGACGCTCACTTCTCTCATGGACCGGCGGACAGATCACCGATTTCGTCGTGGTCGTCGACGAAGCCCACAACCTTCCTGATTACGCCCGCGACATCCTGACTTACAGGCTTTCACGCGGTTCGATCGATCACGCCATGTCCGAGACGCGTTCATTCGGAGACCTGGAGGTGCTGGAAGGTGTTCCTTTGACAAGGCTCCTTGCGGAACTGCGCTCCGCCATCGAGGAACTCGCCGACGGGTCGCTCGTCGAGGAGGATGCCCCAGTCGCTGACGGCGATTTCGAGGCGATGCTCCTGAGCCGACTGCGCACCACGACGGTGCGGCTACGGGAGGCCATCAAGCGGATGTTGGACTTCGGCGAGAGCATCCGGGAGAGAAAAAGGAAGCAGGGCAAGCTCCCGCGTAGCTACATCCACTCCGCTGGGAGCTTCCTTGAGAGTTGGCTATCGCTCGCCGATGAAGCGCACGTCAAACTCATCACCCGTTCGTCGGGCGGTCCGGAGCTTACCGCGGCGTGCCTGGACCCGAGCCTCGTCACGCGTTCGCTCCTGGAGGCGCACGCGAGCATCCACATGTCGGGGACATTGCGCCCTCTGGAAGAGTACCGGGACTCCATTGGGCTCCCGCCGAACACGCCCCTGCTTTCCATTCCGTCCCCTTTCCCGGCCGTTAACCGTTTGGCGATATTCGCAAGAGACGTCTCCACAAAGCACGAGGAGGTCGCTCGGGACCCCCAGGCCGCTTCGAAACTCGCGAACCGCATCAACGGCGCATTGCGGGCCGCGGGCCGAAGTTGTGCCGTCTTCTTCCCGAGCTACGACCTGCTCGAGCGCGTCGCCCCCAGTCTCGACCTCACGGTGAGTCTCGCCGAACGCAGGGCGATGACCCAAGGGGAGCTCATGGGGCTTGTGACGGAGTTCCGGTCGAAACGCGGCAGGGCGCTTCTCGGCGTCATCGGCGGGCGCCTCTCCGAAGGGATGGACTTTCCCGCCGACGAACTGGAAATGGTCGTCGTCGTGGGCCTTCCGTATCCAAAGCCGAGTTTTCGCCTAAAGGCATTGGAGAACTATTACGATGCAAAGTTCGGCAGAGGCTTCGAGTACGCTGTGGAAGCACCGATGAAGCGGCGGCTGCTGCAGGCTGCGGGGCGGCTCATAAGGAGCGAAACGGATCGTGGCGTCCTGCTCATACTCGATCGGCGCGCCGAGAGGCTTGCAGGCGATATCCAGGGACTCCACGCGTCGCTCGACCCAGACGCGGAGGTACGGGGCTTTTTCGAGTCAAGGCACGCCAATCGCTCCGCCTGA